In Heterodontus francisci isolate sHetFra1 unplaced genomic scaffold, sHetFra1.hap1 HAP1_SCAFFOLD_51_2, whole genome shotgun sequence, a single window of DNA contains:
- the LOC137363018 gene encoding histone H2B 5-like, with product MQRRRKSRKESYSIYIYKVMKQVHPDTGISSKAMSIMNSFVNDIFGRIAGEASRLAHYNKRSTISSREIQTAVRLLLPGELAKHAVSEGTKAVTKYTSSK from the exons atgcag aggcggagaaagtcgaggaaggagagttactccatctacatctacaaagtgatgaagcaggttcaccccgacaccggcatctcctccaaggccatgagcatcatgaactcgtttgtgaacgatattttcgggcgcatcgcgggtgaggcttcccgcctggcccattacaacaagcgcagcaccatcagctcccgggagatccagaccgccgtgcgcctgctgctgcccggggagctggccaagcacgccgtgtcggaagggacaaaggcggtgaccaagtacaccagctccaagtaa
- the LOC137363027 gene encoding histone H2B 5-like, whose protein sequence is KGGKKRRKSRKESYSIYIVMKQVHPDTGISSKAMRIMNSFVNDIFERIAGEASRLAHYNKRSTISSREIQTAVRLLLPGELAKHAVSEGTKAVTKYTSSK, encoded by the coding sequence aagggcggcaagaagcggagaaagtcgaggaaggagagttactccatctacatagtgatgaagcaggttcaccccgacaccggcatctcctccaaggccatgcgcatcatgaactcgtttgtgaacgatattttcgagcgcatcgcgggtgaggcttcccgcctggcccattacaacaagcgcagcaccatcagctcccgggagatacagaccgccgtgcgcctgctgctgcccggggagctggccaagcacgccgtgtcggaagggacaaaggcagtgaccaagtacaccagctccaagtaa